In Cyanobium sp. AMD-g, one genomic interval encodes:
- a CDS encoding SpoIIE family protein phosphatase, which produces MPDSLQATMAPKNPQAMNTPVMGPDAGDSEPTGNTKIKRRRQRLPSIRTVASIQQVFTLIAIVNGLVLLYLVIAAIQLLLVPGTHSAEIYVSLILTLLLVILAIISYQIIARRIILPIARLVREASEIESGDRTSLLTIRSNDEISKLAQTFNMVLIKMRQALLAGEASNQQLLEANRQIEASINYAGLLQRSILPDRQLQETFGDDYFILWLPRDTVGGDYYIFHSEGGHCLAGVADCAGHGVSGAMMTMLARAGIDRSIMEVGISSPAAILSCTDTAMRTLLHGARMSKSIATSMDIGLVRLDFDARTLRFSGAKISLYWSDGQTMHMLRGDHRAICDQRVGSYTDHDIPLLPGCTYYLTTDGLLDQSGGDNGFSLGTHQFKEWLIQLARQPLELQRQALADSLEKFRGRHPQRDDITILSFRFA; this is translated from the coding sequence TTGCCCGACTCCCTGCAGGCCACCATGGCCCCTAAGAACCCACAGGCGATGAACACTCCTGTCATGGGGCCTGATGCCGGGGATTCCGAACCCACCGGCAATACCAAAATCAAGCGGCGCCGACAGCGTTTGCCATCCATCAGAACGGTGGCATCCATTCAGCAGGTTTTCACTCTCATTGCAATTGTCAATGGGCTCGTGCTGCTGTACCTGGTCATCGCGGCCATCCAGCTGCTGTTGGTTCCTGGCACGCACTCGGCGGAGATTTATGTCTCGCTGATTCTCACGCTTTTGCTGGTCATTCTGGCGATCATTTCCTACCAGATCATCGCCAGGCGGATTATTCTTCCGATCGCTCGACTGGTGCGTGAAGCCAGTGAAATCGAGAGCGGTGACAGGACAAGTCTGCTCACGATCCGGAGCAACGATGAAATATCAAAGTTGGCTCAGACCTTCAATATGGTCCTGATCAAGATGCGACAGGCACTCCTGGCTGGAGAAGCCAGCAATCAGCAATTGTTGGAAGCCAATCGCCAGATTGAGGCCTCAATCAACTATGCGGGACTGCTGCAGCGTTCGATCCTTCCGGATCGGCAGCTTCAGGAAACATTTGGCGACGATTACTTCATTCTCTGGCTGCCTCGGGACACCGTTGGTGGCGACTATTACATCTTCCACTCGGAAGGTGGCCACTGTCTCGCAGGCGTGGCCGACTGCGCCGGGCACGGGGTCTCAGGAGCCATGATGACGATGCTGGCCAGGGCCGGGATTGATCGCTCCATCATGGAAGTGGGCATCTCATCACCAGCCGCTATTCTGAGTTGTACGGACACCGCCATGCGCACCCTGTTGCATGGCGCCAGAATGAGCAAGTCGATCGCGACCAGCATGGACATTGGACTGGTACGCCTTGACTTTGACGCCAGGACACTTAGATTCTCAGGTGCAAAGATCAGTCTCTATTGGAGCGATGGGCAAACCATGCACATGCTTAGGGGAGACCATCGGGCGATCTGCGATCAGCGTGTCGGGTCCTACACCGATCACGATATCCCCTTACTGCCGGGCTGCACCTACTACCTGACCACCGACGGCCTGCTCGACCAATCTGGAGGTGACAATGGCTTTTCCCTCGGTACTCACCAGTTCAAGGAATGGCTGATCCAGTTAGCCCGCCAGCCGCTCGAGTTGCAGCGTCAGGCTCTCGCCGATTCCCTTGAAAAGTTCCGAGGCCGTCATCCCCAGAGGGATGACATCACGATCCTTTCCTTCCGTTTCGCTTAG
- a CDS encoding DUF1651 domain-containing protein, with product MPRSVTPPPLWLVRPRSDGGSDYVSFQPSQGAVEMREGSHLPPQMPLLKRRRSLAIEEAEACTRRLQQEAGYHRSEPLF from the coding sequence ATGCCTCGATCCGTGACGCCACCCCCGCTCTGGCTGGTGCGTCCCCGCAGCGACGGGGGCAGTGATTACGTCAGTTTCCAGCCCTCGCAAGGGGCCGTGGAGATGCGGGAAGGCAGCCACCTTCCACCCCAGATGCCCTTGCTGAAGCGGCGCCGTTCCCTGGCGATCGAAGAGGCCGAAGCCTGCACGCGCCGACTGCAACAGGAAGCGGGATATCACCGCAGTGAACCGCTTTTCTAG
- the siaD gene encoding biofilm regulation diguanylate cyclase SiaD codes for MLDPSYPKSDDQLEKEVMAVLADHRYEDDPVRHLLARLWHRIEEQVDRLERVADISDLYQSHVLETNRSLTNRYEKQLRQIKRVVRISDLYQASLKELNLSLFEASTHDSLTGISNRRFMAERCLEEDQRAARHGSTYSMIILDVDHFKLINDEYGHATGDLMLVDFVKALSSSLRHYDIIARWGGEEFMALLIDADLSTAELVAKRMLANIRDMRVSIDDMELNLTASLGLTEHNPDENYDATFRRADKALLMAKNAGRDRLVVIDPTNPLSHREISTLV; via the coding sequence ATGTTGGATCCCTCTTATCCAAAGTCCGATGATCAATTGGAGAAAGAGGTCATGGCAGTGCTTGCTGACCACCGCTATGAAGACGATCCCGTACGCCATCTTCTGGCTCGCCTATGGCACCGGATTGAAGAGCAAGTGGATCGCCTCGAAAGGGTGGCTGACATTTCCGATCTTTACCAGTCACATGTACTGGAAACCAACCGTAGTCTGACGAATCGGTACGAGAAGCAACTGCGGCAGATCAAGCGGGTTGTTCGTATATCTGATCTTTATCAGGCCTCCTTGAAAGAGTTAAACCTCTCGCTTTTTGAGGCCTCCACCCATGATTCACTTACGGGGATTTCCAACCGACGCTTCATGGCAGAGCGCTGTCTTGAGGAAGATCAGCGGGCCGCCAGGCATGGCTCCACCTATTCGATGATCATTCTGGATGTGGATCACTTCAAGCTGATCAATGACGAGTATGGCCATGCCACTGGAGATCTGATGTTGGTTGATTTCGTCAAGGCCCTCTCCAGCAGCCTTCGTCACTATGACATCATCGCCCGATGGGGAGGAGAAGAATTCATGGCTCTTCTGATAGATGCCGATCTTTCAACAGCAGAACTCGTCGCTAAACGCATGTTGGCCAACATTCGCGACATGCGAGTGTCCATCGATGACATGGAACTGAACCTCACGGCCAGTTTGGGTCTGACAGAACACAATCCCGATGAAAATTACGACGCCACGTTTCGTCGTGCTGACAAGGCCCTGCTCATGGCGAAGAACGCAGGACGGGACCGCTTGGTCGTGATTGATCCGACCAATCCCCTCAGCCATCGAGAAATCAGCACGCTGGTTTGA
- a CDS encoding CPP1-like family protein, with protein MNQGSDQAKPAPDASDPYERLGVAPDASFDTVQEAKLARLNEAGDDPLVRSRIEAAYDAVLMDRLKERQQGRVSSAARSASQREQASPPPSRPALSALPSLPQLPPSRIPRPSFSLPKLQLATGRDLWFPLAADGVLLLLLVLMPGAAPELLTALATGVTLLNLQRRNGRFLAAVGWSFALLCLGLVLGGLLAGGLGAAISPSLPATTLQLQSIPAILLLLLGALLIA; from the coding sequence ATGAACCAAGGATCCGACCAGGCCAAGCCGGCCCCTGACGCTTCCGATCCGTACGAGCGGCTCGGCGTCGCTCCCGATGCCTCCTTCGACACCGTCCAGGAGGCCAAGCTGGCACGGCTCAACGAGGCCGGCGACGACCCCCTGGTTCGCTCCCGCATCGAGGCCGCCTACGACGCCGTACTGATGGACCGGTTGAAGGAACGCCAGCAGGGCCGGGTCAGCAGCGCCGCCCGTTCCGCCTCCCAGCGGGAGCAGGCCTCACCGCCCCCGAGCCGGCCGGCCCTCTCCGCCCTGCCCAGCCTGCCCCAGCTGCCCCCCTCCCGGATCCCCCGACCGAGTTTCTCCCTGCCCAAGCTGCAACTGGCCACGGGCCGGGATCTGTGGTTCCCCTTGGCAGCCGATGGGGTGCTGCTGCTGCTGCTTGTGCTGATGCCCGGAGCCGCCCCCGAACTGCTGACGGCCCTGGCCACCGGGGTCACCCTGCTCAACCTGCAGCGACGCAACGGGCGGTTCCTGGCGGCGGTGGGCTGGTCCTTTGCCCTGCTCTGCCTGGGTCTGGTGCTGGGCGGACTGCTGGCGGGCGGTCTCGGAGCCGCCATCAGCCCGTCCCTACCGGCCACCACCCTGCAACTGCAGAGCATCCCGGCCATCCTGCTGCTGCTGCTCGGTGCCCTGCTGATCGCCTGA
- a CDS encoding peptide chain release factor 3 produces the protein MVTSSSPAPAPDFDAAALAAAVSRRRNFAIISHPDAGKTTLTEKLLLYGGAIQQAGAVKAKGEQRKVTSDWMELEKQRGISITSTVLQFDYAGSTINLLDTPGHQDFSEDTYRTLAAADNAVMLVDAAKGLEPQTRKLFEVCRMRRIPIFTFINKMDRPGRDPLELVDEIEQELGLACWPVNWPIGSGDRFRGVIDRRSQDLLLFERAERGRQSLERRLAPGDPGRSERVEAELLELAVEELELVEGAGAELDLARVHAGELSPVFFGSAMTNFGVRPFLDAFLELAQPPVARESDQGPVDPLRPEFSGFVFKLQANMDPRHRDRVAFVRVCSGRFEKDMNVRHARSGRTIRLSRPQKLFGQDREVVEDAYPGDVIGLNNPGMFAIGDTLYTGPRVEYEGIPCFSPEIFAWLRNPNPSAFKSFRKGVNELREEGAVQVLYDTDPSKRDPILAAVGQLQLEVVQYRLENEYGVTSRLEPLEFNVARWVSGGWPALESVGRLFNCKTVRDAWDRPVLLFRNDWNLHQLQEDHPALELHGVAPVVSGVEPIAL, from the coding sequence ATGGTCACCAGCTCCTCCCCTGCCCCAGCTCCTGATTTCGATGCCGCGGCACTGGCGGCAGCGGTGAGCCGGCGCCGCAATTTCGCCATCATTTCCCACCCCGATGCGGGCAAGACCACCCTCACCGAGAAACTGCTGCTCTATGGGGGGGCCATCCAGCAGGCCGGGGCGGTGAAGGCCAAGGGGGAGCAGCGCAAGGTGACCTCCGACTGGATGGAGCTGGAGAAGCAGCGGGGCATCTCGATCACCTCCACCGTGCTCCAGTTCGACTACGCCGGCAGCACGATCAACCTGCTCGACACCCCCGGCCACCAGGACTTCTCCGAAGACACGTACCGGACCCTGGCTGCCGCCGACAACGCCGTGATGCTGGTGGACGCGGCCAAGGGGCTCGAACCGCAGACCCGCAAGCTGTTCGAGGTCTGCCGGATGCGGCGGATCCCGATCTTCACCTTCATCAACAAGATGGACCGGCCGGGGCGGGACCCGCTGGAGCTGGTCGATGAAATCGAGCAGGAGCTCGGGCTGGCCTGCTGGCCGGTGAACTGGCCGATCGGCAGCGGCGACCGCTTCCGCGGCGTGATCGACCGGCGCTCCCAGGATCTGCTGCTGTTCGAGCGGGCCGAACGGGGGCGGCAGAGCCTGGAGCGGCGCCTGGCCCCCGGCGATCCAGGCCGCAGCGAGCGGGTGGAGGCGGAGCTGCTGGAGCTGGCCGTGGAGGAACTGGAGCTGGTGGAGGGCGCCGGGGCGGAACTGGATCTGGCGCGGGTGCACGCCGGCGAACTGAGCCCGGTGTTCTTCGGTTCGGCTATGACCAATTTCGGTGTCCGGCCCTTCCTCGATGCCTTCCTGGAGCTGGCCCAGCCGCCGGTGGCCCGGGAGAGCGACCAGGGACCGGTGGATCCTCTGCGGCCGGAGTTCAGTGGCTTCGTCTTCAAGCTGCAGGCCAACATGGACCCCCGCCACCGGGACCGCGTCGCCTTCGTGCGGGTCTGCAGCGGCCGCTTCGAGAAGGACATGAACGTGCGCCACGCCCGCAGCGGGCGCACCATCCGCCTGTCACGCCCCCAGAAGCTGTTCGGCCAGGACCGGGAGGTGGTGGAAGACGCCTACCCCGGCGATGTGATCGGCCTCAACAACCCAGGCATGTTCGCCATCGGCGACACCCTCTACACCGGCCCCCGGGTGGAGTACGAGGGCATTCCCTGCTTCAGCCCGGAGATCTTCGCCTGGCTGCGCAATCCCAACCCGTCGGCGTTCAAGAGTTTCCGCAAGGGGGTGAACGAGCTGCGCGAGGAGGGCGCCGTCCAGGTGCTCTATGACACCGACCCCAGCAAGCGGGATCCGATCCTGGCGGCGGTGGGCCAGTTGCAGCTCGAGGTGGTGCAGTACCGGCTGGAGAACGAGTACGGCGTCACCAGCCGACTGGAACCGCTGGAGTTCAATGTCGCCCGCTGGGTGAGCGGCGGCTGGCCGGCCCTGGAGAGCGTCGGCCGCCTGTTCAACTGCAAGACGGTCCGGGACGCCTGGGACCGACCCGTGCTGCTGTTCCGCAACGACTGGAACCTGCACCAGCTGCAGGAGGACCATCCCGCCCTGGAGCTGCATGGGGTGGCGCCTGTGGTGAGTGGCGTGGAGCCGATCGCCCTCTGA
- the nrdJ gene encoding ribonucleoside-triphosphate reductase, adenosylcobalamin-dependent — protein sequence MTLSAARPAIPATAATSSASDDTPTPVADFPLTAPAAYPVFYRTYSRKTPSGGRESWHEVAERNLEGLRVLGSLAPDEVELIRRMQRHQMALPSGRWLWIGGTEWIEQPENFSGAYNCTSTNLVDWEAFALMMDLAMMGCGTGAIIEPHLISRLPKVRNTLVIDGVSGIGVTPIGSRQQQTTHKIEGQQVSVRVGDTRSGWVESYRLLLNLCSDERFDGPVHVSVDLSDVRPVGETLKGFGGMANPVKLRDLYGRVAQILNKAQGRQLTSVECCLLIDEAAVTIVAGNIRRSAGMRQFCADDDSALGAKENLWQQDEQGNWRIDPERDALRMANHTRVFHVRPSREVVLEAVNKQFQSGEGAIQFAPEAIARSNADLLTTPQLRTEFIGIYCDQGKEEAGRWLQLHHPQISDAELEHRLSRYGLNPCGEILGADFHCNLAEIHLNRIDPADHQAQADAFKAGGLAVACLLNHRFEVERYRQSRAWDPIVGVSFTGLFDFFVHAFGTPWLQWWEAGRPDSEEGRAFRAEEAAYLSRWKQSVHDAVWDYCDRHGMRRPNRCTTVQPAGTKSLLTGASPGWHPPKAQRFIRRITFRKNDPVALACMDYGYAIVPSQSDKDEQGRLLNDPFDPRCTEWLVEIPTEVSWANLPGADQVEINNFSALAQFDFYMQVQRHFTTHNTSATVEFREHEIEALAAAIHQAIEQGEGYISAALLARFDANATFPRLPFEPIDQATYHRMVHEVEQRRQCGDFFLALQNYDGGELIEAGPAGCDSDKCLLPLAKPDS from the coding sequence GTGACCTTGTCCGCCGCCCGTCCAGCCATCCCCGCCACGGCGGCGACGTCATCCGCCAGCGACGACACCCCCACGCCGGTGGCCGATTTCCCGCTCACCGCTCCGGCGGCCTATCCGGTCTTCTATCGCACCTACAGCCGCAAGACCCCAAGCGGCGGTCGGGAGAGCTGGCATGAGGTAGCCGAGCGCAACCTTGAAGGCCTGCGGGTGCTGGGTTCCCTGGCTCCTGATGAGGTGGAGCTGATCCGGCGCATGCAGCGCCACCAGATGGCGCTCCCCTCCGGACGCTGGCTCTGGATCGGCGGCACCGAGTGGATCGAGCAACCCGAGAACTTTTCCGGTGCCTACAACTGCACCTCCACCAACCTGGTGGACTGGGAAGCCTTCGCCCTGATGATGGATCTGGCCATGATGGGCTGTGGCACCGGGGCCATCATCGAGCCCCACCTGATCAGCCGGCTGCCGAAGGTGCGCAACACCCTCGTCATCGATGGGGTCTCGGGCATCGGCGTGACGCCGATCGGCTCCCGCCAGCAGCAGACCACCCACAAGATCGAAGGTCAGCAGGTCAGCGTGCGGGTGGGTGACACCCGATCCGGCTGGGTGGAGAGCTACCGGCTGCTGCTCAACCTCTGCAGCGATGAGCGTTTCGACGGCCCCGTCCACGTCTCGGTGGACCTCTCCGATGTGCGGCCCGTGGGGGAAACCCTCAAGGGCTTCGGCGGCATGGCCAATCCCGTCAAGTTGAGGGACCTCTATGGCCGTGTCGCCCAGATCCTCAACAAGGCCCAGGGCCGCCAGCTCACCTCGGTGGAGTGCTGCCTGTTGATCGATGAGGCGGCTGTGACGATCGTGGCCGGCAACATCCGCCGCAGCGCCGGCATGCGCCAGTTCTGCGCCGATGACGATTCCGCCCTCGGTGCCAAGGAGAACCTTTGGCAGCAGGACGAGCAGGGCAACTGGCGCATCGATCCCGAGCGGGATGCCCTGCGCATGGCCAACCACACCCGGGTGTTTCACGTTCGCCCCAGCCGCGAGGTGGTGCTGGAAGCGGTCAACAAGCAGTTCCAGTCGGGGGAGGGTGCCATCCAGTTCGCCCCCGAGGCGATCGCCCGCTCCAATGCCGACCTGCTCACCACCCCCCAGCTGCGCACGGAGTTCATCGGCATCTACTGCGACCAAGGCAAGGAGGAGGCTGGCCGCTGGCTGCAGCTGCACCATCCGCAGATCAGCGACGCCGAGCTCGAGCACCGGCTGAGCCGCTACGGACTCAATCCCTGCGGTGAGATTCTCGGCGCCGATTTCCACTGCAATCTGGCCGAGATCCACCTCAACCGGATCGACCCGGCCGATCACCAGGCCCAGGCCGACGCCTTCAAGGCCGGTGGTCTGGCGGTGGCCTGCCTGCTGAACCACCGCTTCGAGGTTGAGCGCTACCGCCAGAGCCGGGCCTGGGATCCCATCGTCGGTGTCAGCTTCACCGGCCTGTTCGATTTCTTCGTCCATGCCTTCGGCACCCCCTGGTTGCAGTGGTGGGAAGCCGGCCGGCCCGACTCCGAGGAGGGTCGTGCCTTCCGGGCCGAGGAAGCGGCCTACCTGTCGCGCTGGAAGCAGTCTGTCCATGACGCGGTGTGGGATTACTGTGATCGGCACGGCATGCGCCGTCCCAACCGCTGCACCACCGTCCAACCGGCGGGTACCAAGAGCCTGCTCACCGGCGCCAGCCCCGGCTGGCATCCCCCCAAGGCCCAGCGCTTCATCCGCCGCATCACCTTCCGCAAGAACGATCCGGTGGCCCTGGCTTGCATGGACTACGGCTATGCGATCGTTCCCTCCCAGTCGGACAAGGACGAGCAGGGACGCCTGCTGAATGACCCCTTCGACCCGCGCTGCACCGAGTGGCTGGTGGAGATTCCCACCGAGGTGAGCTGGGCCAACCTGCCTGGCGCTGATCAGGTGGAGATCAACAACTTCTCGGCCCTGGCGCAGTTCGATTTCTACATGCAGGTGCAACGTCACTTCACCACCCACAACACCTCGGCCACGGTGGAGTTCCGCGAGCATGAAATCGAGGCTTTGGCCGCCGCGATTCATCAGGCCATTGAGCAGGGTGAGGGATACATTTCCGCCGCCCTGCTGGCCCGCTTCGATGCCAATGCCACCTTCCCCAGACTACCGTTTGAGCCGATCGACCAAGCCACCTATCACCGCATGGTTCATGAGGTGGAGCAGCGACGCCAGTGCGGGGATTTCTTCCTCGCCCTGCAGAACTATGACGGGGGTGAGCTGATTGAGGCCGGCCCCGCCGGCTGCGATTCCGACAAGTGCCTGCTGCCCCTGGCCAAACCCGACAGCTGA
- the siaB gene encoding biofilm regulation protein kinase SiaB yields the protein MTISTTSLMSLREYFSNQKILICFNGPISTNLIGEIGSALKEHIESNHAPELEVMDVFSVYIEMSQNIRNYATSHGFSDSESSATVVIAAAEAGHYAVCAGNLVEMGDGQALLERIHELAACDKAQLKLLYKQQLRQPHTQTPGQGAGLGLIEIARRSSQPMEASLDPLEPGRAFFSLRAII from the coding sequence ATGACCATCAGCACCACCAGCCTGATGTCGCTGAGGGAGTACTTCAGCAACCAGAAAATTCTCATCTGCTTCAATGGACCGATCTCCACGAACCTGATCGGCGAGATCGGATCAGCCCTCAAGGAACATATTGAATCCAACCATGCTCCCGAACTGGAGGTGATGGATGTCTTCAGTGTCTACATCGAGATGAGTCAGAATATCAGGAACTATGCAACCAGCCACGGCTTCAGCGACTCCGAGTCCTCAGCCACGGTCGTCATTGCGGCCGCCGAGGCTGGCCATTACGCCGTGTGTGCAGGTAACCTCGTGGAGATGGGGGATGGTCAGGCTCTTCTGGAACGGATCCACGAACTCGCGGCCTGCGACAAGGCCCAGCTGAAGCTGCTCTACAAACAGCAGTTGCGTCAGCCCCACACCCAGACTCCCGGTCAGGGCGCCGGGCTTGGACTCATTGAAATCGCCAGGCGCTCGAGCCAACCCATGGAGGCCTCCCTTGATCCCCTGGAGCCCGGTCGAGCCTTCTTCAGCCTTCGGGCCATCATCTGA
- a CDS encoding class I SAM-dependent methyltransferase, giving the protein MPLTAGGAAAGQNSDQAEREDGAMERICEPELMEDVQQAEAYAAADFSSGDRAVLGRIDDLLGSLGTGDGETLSFVDLGCGPGNITFLLAERWPKASVLGLDGSAAMLAIAERRRRADPTAWRHLRFRQQRLPSRQLVGDCSVVVSNSLLHHLHDPGVFWRSVRQLSGASTHLYVRDLRRPASDRELEDLVHRHAASAPEVLRRDYGHSLRAAFTRAEVLAQLEDAGLEGLQVRELDDRYLEIHGPSLPGRLA; this is encoded by the coding sequence GTGCCTCTGACCGCTGGTGGGGCCGCAGCTGGGCAGAACAGCGATCAGGCGGAAAGGGAAGATGGCGCCATGGAGCGGATCTGCGAGCCGGAGCTGATGGAGGACGTCCAGCAGGCGGAGGCCTACGCCGCGGCTGACTTCTCCAGCGGCGACCGGGCGGTGCTGGGCCGGATCGACGACCTTCTCGGCTCCCTGGGGACCGGGGACGGGGAGACGCTCAGCTTCGTGGATCTGGGCTGCGGGCCTGGCAACATCACGTTCCTGCTGGCCGAGCGATGGCCCAAGGCCAGCGTGCTGGGCCTCGATGGCTCCGCCGCGATGCTGGCCATCGCCGAGCGGCGGCGGCGCGCCGATCCCACCGCCTGGCGGCACCTGCGCTTCCGCCAGCAGCGCCTGCCAAGCAGGCAGCTGGTGGGGGACTGCAGCGTCGTGGTCAGCAACAGCCTGCTGCACCACCTGCATGATCCGGGCGTGTTCTGGCGGAGCGTGCGGCAGCTCTCAGGAGCGAGCACCCACCTTTATGTGAGGGATCTGCGGCGGCCCGCCAGCGATCGCGAGCTGGAGGATCTGGTGCACCGCCATGCCGCCTCGGCGCCGGAAGTGCTGCGCCGGGACTACGGCCATTCGCTGCGGGCGGCGTTCACCCGCGCCGAGGTGCTGGCCCAACTTGAGGACGCCGGACTCGAAGGGCTGCAGGTGCGGGAGCTGGACGACCGCTATCTGGAGATCCATGGACCCAGCCTGCCTGGCAGGCTGGCCTGA
- the siaC gene encoding biofilm regulation phosphoprotein SiaC, whose protein sequence is MSSSEELNLSVPGSQSSPSIRADWKAGVVVMSGESYPENSFELYDQLIQWIDSYLSSAENSLTLELHLNYLNTSSIRFMIDIFDSLQTAFENGKEVLVQWMFDDRNPRSAELGSEFKEDYTFPFLILSINA, encoded by the coding sequence ATGAGCAGCAGCGAAGAACTCAATCTCTCTGTGCCAGGCTCCCAATCAAGCCCGTCGATCAGGGCCGATTGGAAAGCGGGCGTCGTGGTCATGAGCGGCGAGTCCTATCCAGAGAATTCGTTTGAGCTGTACGACCAGTTAATTCAGTGGATTGACTCCTACCTGTCCAGTGCGGAGAACTCCTTGACGCTTGAGTTGCACCTCAATTACCTCAATACCAGCAGTATTCGTTTCATGATCGATATCTTTGACTCACTCCAGACAGCCTTTGAGAATGGCAAGGAAGTTTTGGTGCAGTGGATGTTTGATGATCGAAACCCTCGCTCAGCCGAGCTTGGTTCCGAATTCAAGGAAGACTACACTTTTCCTTTCTTGATCCTCTCCATTAACGCCTGA